gtcttgagtacctcccccagatgcttgatttcgtggagatgggttttgttgaactctcggtactcctgcctcaacttgaccgctgcatctttcgcagcttcagcctctgacagcttagtcaccgccgcatccctctctcggaccactgcctccaactccttggcatgcctggcctcagcagccgaaagctcctcggccgccttcacctgatacctctcgatggcttttgcctcggcctgctcgaggtaagcctgggctcgagTACGAGCAAtagtggcagaaagtaaggcctgtatataaaaaaaaaaaaaaaggagttagaacttatcataaggactaaaaaactaaagcttgaagaataaagaagtacttacgctggagatttcgttcagagccctgtttaggatctggtcgactggcagctcttcagcttggaccattgcggccctaacacggtcgcctttgccgatgcgatcgaggcagtccctggcagatcgaatggcacagctcatgagtctggccccatgagcttCTTCACGAGAAAGCTACTCTCTGGCAGGTGCGGCTGGAGGATTCGGCGGGGCAGGAGCGTTTTGCTGCTCGGAAGGAACCGGAGAAGGGGTAGAAGTTTTCCCtattggcgcaggactttgcccagttggcacgtcctggggaaggtcttctgttcgacccttcttggctggagggccgcggctggattcaccagttctcttcttaggcttccgttggagttgaggaacctcctcttcatcctcagcctggtacatgtcaaagatgttgggagttgacatatctgcatgCAGATAAACATAGAAAGTTAATAAAAAAGGAGGCAGGTGAAAGTATGTTAGACAACTGAAatgaggtaacaaagtaaatacccgagctacaactactggtcgctacactattgactctattagtcatatactcattatctggcatgaagaagtctggccctagatttggagcatatgtaaagttaccatccccgtcaaacaagtgacaaggaattggcaaaccatttaaaagcgaaataactttaccattatcgtcggaggattctcccaagtcaacaataggctctttggccttttttttccccttgccttggggagcagaaggcctttttgcggaagggctgcccgtgggttccctgattgtaacccccgtagGCCTCCTTtgaggaggaggcacaggaggttgctgctcaggaaccccctcggcagtggcttcgtccaccacggaccctctagtttcatggtgaggagccaggaggccagacaacctcaagtttttctcagttatcagggtcttgacacttttttctgcatcagacatcctggccagagtgttggaccgcaacaccatgtctggtgttggggacagacgtaaccaagggcctgaaaaacagaataaagtttgagaaaaataaaaggaaacactTTAGGTTAAAGCATCGACTAGTCAAGGACAAGCTCCTACCTCCTCGggcaaaggccaagttgttgctggttatgtctggagtaaggaaatactccttattgtagtgccccacgttggatatatgggtagtgccactcaagaatgtccggccggtctcctggtggcagaagtggaagaagcccgtcccgttgtgctaagggttagatttaaggtcgaagagatagttgacctcgtggggcgaaggttctggccatttgttaagtttatacaggatatggagtgcggccagcatcctatatccgtttggagttatttggaagggggcgacaccaaaatagttggccacccccacaaaaaaaggatgaagagggaggtaagctcccgcttcaaggtgataccgggaccaggcgctgtttgcacctcctgggaggttagccctctagTCTTCGGTAGGACGTATAATGGTTACCCCTGTAAGAgggaattttctgaagcagttagcgaccattcgaggggtcactgaactggctggggaagtataccacacgacatcaggcggattccgatgacgagggcgagccctaatttggatattagggtcagaaacgagattttctcgaccactggtcgagggagccctagcctgcaaatcaggctgggcaggagaatttgggttactttcggactcaggtcttttcttgccagaagacttggagcgaGCCATTGGAGAGGAAGGTTGGGGCCTGGAAGAGGATCGCAAGAAAGGAATCTCATGGACACgatcagctggttgttcttctccctcgagcagttgggcgagaaggtcgtcgtcgatgggtctttcacctccccacaaatctggcattaaaatctgcaaacagaagaatggggaggtgaggatgtgGAACTtttaaaaggctttttagaataacgctggtcgagtataaaagttaggcttttatacaacagcattctaacaagaagctaaatctttctacacgaacagtttgaaaaacggatcatagggtgaaagtaaaaagtttttctgaaaaagttttttcaactccccttagggtgggaaaaatttatttttcaactggcttaaaaatcgatattttacttcggttttacgtcctaaaaagcatgatcctggattttaaactaactcgtaactctactgtgcctacaaaacattctgtctaccAGCACCTTAAACCAGAAACGGAAAAATTTAAACAGTACACCATCAGAAGcttgcaccacgagaaattagaagcatgggattTCGAAAACTTACCGAGAAGAGTGATCGTAgaggtggaagaaaggtcttcggagattaaggaacccacggtctgagtcttggaagcgcaggaaaacggtctccggagaagtttaaagctctggtttttagggttttctgcaaagacaatggcgtgcgtaaaaagaaagaagaggcttcgacggtcttacataagtttgtctctgatattaaaaaagtgtaaatcattagttttcctttttcaaagtatagGGAAatgggatggccgtcgaaatcgtttctggggaactgaaaagacatgattagacagaagtgggttgcttttttcaagaacacacgaaggattctgacacgtcaggtggggttaccgaagagtcgttcgtccaaaagtttatttactgttcgtagtaaatcaactttggggggcaaatgttatccaataaattagcgtTGGTGACGTGGCGagtaatctctggacacgtggctgacacctggaagcgtctgctagagcatcgaccagaagcaccgtagaagcagggtaagcccgtcttacccgcgaccagtatGGTCGATGGTTTCGTgaacaaggcaacatttatgggaagatctttatgaatcccgaatttatctcatacaatcttctggatatccgattattcaggaaaaaatatctgtaacaatcttttgtaaccttccttgagcctataaatagcaagagatagctcaaaggaagggacttttggcttttgaatcattcgaaactatagtaattctctaagtaaacttgtattgttcttcagaggtgagtgaaactcattgaaccctggttctttgatcacccttctgattcttatatcaatatcagtctaagtggacgtaggtcattaccagatcctggggccgaaccactataaattactgcgttttctttacttttgtcattacgtttttctctatacattcgttcacatcaatcacgtttcgactctgtgtcagttggccaaatcttgggtcaacaagaAGTAATAGCAAAACAAATAGgactttttttttgtgtgtgtgtggaCTTAAAGCTTTTATCAATCAATGCATTGATGATATATCCTAATTTGAGGACATGAAAATCATGGCATTTGCATCATTATTCACTACTACTTATTCATATGGGATCGTCATATTGAGAAGTATTAGCAAAACAAATAAGactttttttgtgtgtgtgtgtgaactTAAAGCTTTTATCAATCAATGCATTGATGATATATCCTAATTTGAAGACATGAAAATCATGGCATTTGCATCATTATTCACTGCTACTTATTCATATGGGATTGTCTTATTGAGAAGTATTAGCAAAACAAATAGGACTttctttttttgtgtgtgtggACTTAAAGCTTTTATCAATTAATGCATTGATGATATATCTTAATTTGAGGACATGAACATCATGTCATTTGCATTATTATTCACTGCTACTTATTCATATGGGATCGTCTTATTGAGAAGTATTAGCAAAACAAATAGGAcgtttttgtgtgtgtgtgtgtgaactTAAAGCTTTTATCAATCAATGCATTGATGATATATCATAATTTGAAGACATGAAAATCATGGCATTTGCATCATTATTCAATGTTACTTATTTATATGCTATTGTCTTATTGAGAAGTATTAACAAAACAAATAagacttttttttttgtgtggacTTAAAGCTTTTATCAGTCAATGCATTGATGATATATCCTAATTTGAGGACATGAAAATTATGGTATTTGCATCATTATTTACTGCTACTTATTCATATGGGATTGTCTTATTCCTTAAGGTCATCTTCATTAAGGGAGACTGGAACTGGGATTGAAATTAAGATGATATATCGGAATCTCACGATTGGTACCACAAGGGATTGAAAAAGACAGAGTAATTGAAAATTTTTTCCAGTGTATATATCCAACCAAAAAAAGTGGGATATATAATCCAATGTGAGTTGGACTTTTTTTAAAGAGTAGTTTTTTtgttgtaaacattttttattttatttctttttaaatttataaataatatttttagtaatcaattttaaaatattaatattattattttaaataattacttaaatcatttttttagtaaaaaaattatttattttaaataaaattattattttaaaatatcaatattattatttcaaatttataactcaaatttttatttatttataattttttttttttttaaaatagttcaaTCCAGTATAGTACCAAACACATTAATGGATTCAGCATAACCCTATTTATTCTAATCCATCTTATTATTTTCGAGTCTACTTCACTCCAATCCTACATACTCCTCAGTCCCAACTAGGGGTTATCGGTCTATAATTATGACTGGTACAGGCCTGGGCCGGGCCCAGATGGGGAACTGCACCACAGGATAAATGGTCCTAACTAATGTTGGCCTCACTTCCACCAGTGATTTGCCTCCCAATGTGAAAGTAATTACTCTCGATCGGTATCATCTACTGCTACATGGGCTTCCTTCCTACCACCCGATTGAATTTTTCCAAGATATGTTAATCTCTACAATTATATCTTTGTTTTGCTATTTATATGTGGACATGTATAGACTTTTCCACAATTCAAATGACAACCTTGTATTTATGACATAGCTGGAAACAATTAATTCTTATGTTATAAATAATTTGTATATTTATAGCAATTAATATAAAGGAGTAGGACTAGAAAGTTTTTTAAcatcacatatatattttttggtgaGGGCTTTTGGCACTCTTGAAATTTGTTTGACCCACAATATTGATCACATAACAATAAatttgttataaatattatataagtAGAATTACGCGAAAGAATGAATAGATTACTCAAAGTAAAATATtagtattaattttttattgtattCAGGGtagtttcttaatttttttagagcttatttatctgtataaataggGGTCATTCTCCTATTGAAATAACACATACAAGAGTTTCACTCTCTCTTTACATTTCTCTCTATTACCCTACctatttctttatatttttaaatttatgataaaGTTATGACTTTATATAGTAAACTTGATATAATTATATGTATACCCTTACAAACAAAGAAAAATGATTATTGCTCTTTATTTAAAACAatcatataaatgaatatataattatGCGCAATTTTATTGTGCACCCCAAAAAAGGACACACAAGTGcccctttttatttttggtatgtcAAAAGTTATAATTCAATTTGTTTTAGAACTTTATGCAATTTTTTTagaattctaaataatttactatGCTGAAAACATGGTTCACACAAATTATTTCACacgtatataaaataataaacatgcatctaacaaaaaTGTTTGAACACTATTTTTAGCATATTAATTTAttaagaattaataaaaaaattacaaaatgttCTAAACAACCACAATTTATAcagtcatataaaaaaatataattataattatcttCTTGCCGAAAACAATAGAAAATACACCGATGTACTCTTAGCaggtgtttggtatggggtaaagtGAATGTGAGAATGAGAATCTAAAACACTTTccatattttgttcaaatttttaGAAGGTGAATTTAATAATTTTTGTGGGTCTCACctgtattttaagggtaaagtgaacCATTTTATACACTTGAATTTAATATTACCTCCATCTTAAGCCCCTTTACACTTTCCAATATCACTCAACTACTCAAAATAAACACCACCTAGGGTTACAATACAAAATTTATGTATAAAAATTGTCAAATCATTCAACTTCTATGTGTATTGTTGATGGAGGCGTAAAAATAATCAATCTCCCATATCTTCACGGGTACCTCCTTTACAAAAGTAAGAGCTCGTGCCTCGCGGCGGGCTGGCACTCGAGTATTTTGTTTTTTAACAGCTACGAGATTCAAAGTAGTTAGAGGATCATCACAAGACAGTCGAGTATTTTGGATAGGAAAATCTTGCCCAAAACACAATGACTTATCTCACAATGACTAAGCTGATAGGGACACTTTTAGATCTAATTAGCTGAAATTGATCCCGGCCATAACATGCATTTTTAGTTTTTGCTCATTTACATATTGAAATATTATCAGTTGAAAAGAAATTgtgaaaaattaataaataaatgaaaatgttagaATATAAATAAACACAGACAAATCTATCACGTGGTATTATTTCAAACTACACCTGACCCGTGATAAAAATTCTATCACGTTGTATAGCAGCAATATAGTATAAATTCTTTTATGTGACATATACTTATATATTGGGTCAAAGTAGCATCTCCAATCTTGATGCATCGTTAAAATATAACACTTTAAAAAAAATTTTACAATGATGAGCCAAAAATTATGCCAAATTTAACACTAAAAATTGATCTAAATTTGGAAGGGATCAAAATATAGTAGGGTCTAAATATGGAACACcaataaatgtttttttttttttttgtaattacttattattttattatatttttttatacattatttattattggcattaaatttttattttcttattttttttccattatttATTATTATGATCTCTTATTTATTATTAGCATTAAATGTAGacttttttacattatttttatatttatgtgcATTAGATAATTAGCCTTAAATGTAGactttttttacattattttagATAATTAGCATTAAATGTAGacttttttacattatttttatatttatgtgcattagagcacaaattttaaaaattgtaccaaatatatcatttattaattttttgtgctaaatttaacATTATATTTCCATTTCTCATTGGAGATGGTCTAATATAACATAgaattatttatgatttatatCAGTAGTGCTCTCTAATTTTTCTAAAAAGTATCACTTAGGTCCCCAGATTTTATCAATTATCACTTAGGTCCTTAAACTTTATTTTGTATCAGTTAAGTTCCCAAACTTACTAAATGTGTATCACATAAATCATTTCggttataaaataatttatagaATGCTTAAAAAAATCGATTTATGACCcagttaattacaaaaaaattaattaggttATAAATTGCTTTTTACTGGCCTACAAATTGTTTTTTGTTATGCATTCTATAAACAATTTtctaactaaaaaaatatatgtgataaacATTTAGTAAGTTTGGAGACCTAAAtcatacttttaaaaaaaaagttgggGACCTCTAGtgatataatcacaattatgtaTTATAAGCCACAAAAAAACACTGACCATACATTGTGACAATCTGTTGAATATTGCTAAGGGTATCAAGACGTGGTTGATGCAATTCAAAAATATCATCTATTTAATACAATGATTAAtactaaaaattattaaataatccCAATGTGCCAATTCACGTGGCATTTTTCAGTTGTGTATTTaaaagtctaaaataaaaaacttcTAATTTAACCATCTTGAATTACCTAATAAGTaatcaagaatatataaataaCAGGAATATTTGTGGCataaatactttatgtttttacGTTTATACAATTGTATAcctaaaaaaaaatttatggtaAAACCACccaatattatatttttcttacAACCGTCACTACCAGCTTTCTTAAATGCTGATGTGAGTTATTAGAATACCACGTGTCAATGTATTACTGGTCCAcctcataattttttaaaataaatcttattaattgatttaaaaaaaaatcattaaaaataaaatttaaataataaaaaataaaattaatcaattaaaaacaAATTTTTAGTTAAACCTCATTTTCTCCCTCTTTGTTTCCCTCATTTTCACACTATACTTTTTCTAAACTAAAAAGAAATAGTTTATATGTTATTGTCTATGTTGTTGATTTTGCTTGACAAATAACAATCGCACTACTATAGTATCTATCTGACTCCTCGGTGATAATTAAGAGAATTGTTAAAGAATATTATAGTGTCTAAAATATTACTATTGATACATTTTAATATAGAATTTGTAAAACATTATTCTTTTGCTCGTTGAACAAGAAcctttttttctaaattaaaattttaataatatagATGACCCAGTCTCTCAGTCATTGATCGAAAGAGACTCGCTTAATCTGACGGTTGAGAAGTATTAGTATAAGGCCAACTACAATGCTGGTTGCTATATACGTAGCCGGTTGACTTTTTCTGACAggcaacatataaaaaaaatggcTTACCATTGTAGCCATACGTTGCCAATTAATAATGAAGGAGTCGTTGCCTCTGTGAGGCAACGGTGCcttctttatattttattattttttttaattatacatatatatatatatattatataagaaaTGTATCCGTTGGTAAAAAAcggtaatattaaaaatatttcttctataaatactcatctatttcattcaattttcacaccatttcatacatttttcttccaaattatcaatatcacaaaatttatttttttaccaatagattcccaaaattctcaaaattttccaaattctccaataaccaactcccaaaatctaaattttcaaaattcatcattttctccatataccaatccccaaaatccaaattttattctcatttcaatcaaaattttcaaaatactccTTTTACTAAtcctcaaaatccaaattttcaatattatcaatttaaccaaagttttccaaattctcaaaattatcccatGTCCTCTTACCCTTACCAAAATTTTGGCTCTATTGAGACACCCCAACAAGCTCCATTATTCACACCAACAAGCTCCATTATTCACACCAACAAATTCACTACCATATGCATTTCATATGCCTTCCCTACACCAACCCGAAATGGTTTCAAGAAATTATAGGCCAAGTATGGAAAAGTCTAGTATTGATTTGAATCGTGAAACATCATCGACATCTATCTCTGAAACCCAACCTGAACATAGTGTTGAAGGGTTGGAAAATGTAGTTCTACACAATGAAGATGAATCAAGGCATAAATGTAAAGTCAGCTGGAGCAAGGAAGCCACTATACTTCTGATAAGTGGATGGCTTAATACATCTAAGGATGCCATTGTGGGGAATGACCAAACTTCTACACATTTCTGGGCTCGAATCGCAGATTACTTCAACACCAACCAAAAAGGTGAGCAAGCAAGGACTGGAAGGCAATGTAAAGACCATTGGAACAAGATGAATCAAAAGGTGGCGCGATTCAATGGATGTTATAAACGAGTTCAATTAGCACATCACAGTGGTTGGTCTGATGAGCAAATTCTTGATAATGCACATCAATTGTACAAATCTGAAAATAACAACTCAAATTTTCTACTTGTGGATTGTTGGAGATTGCTAAAGGATGAGCCGAAATGGAATACAATGTACCAAACAAAAGGTGGTAAGAGAACAAAGGTGTCAGATACAGGGGCatttacttcttcttccaatgcagaCATCAGTGATGATGAAGTACGTGAAGTGTGCCCTACTGGCCAAAAGGCAGCAAAGAGAAAAGTGAAGGAAAAAAAAGACACACATGCTAGATTTATAGAGATTAGTGAACGGAAAGCATCTGCATTGGAGAAATTGGTGGCGATAAAAGAGAAAGAGGCAGAAGATAATAGGATGAAAAAATACATGGATTATCTCATCATGGACACGTCGCATATGACTCATGAACAAAAGAAAGATCATGAAAACTTGTGTActtatattaagaataatatcctgaagttgtaattgctatgtatttttatcaaccgcattattatgtattttattttatttaaataaattatcctttatgttaacggctatatttcaacggctacatttcaacggctatattttaacggctacattttaacgactatattttaacggctatattttaacggctatatttcaacggctatattttaacggctacatttcaacggctatatttcaacggctatattttaacggctacatttcaacggctatatttcaacggctatatttcaacggctatattttaacggctacatttcaacggctatatttcaacggctatattttaacggctatatttaaATGGCTACCATGTCTATAAATACCAAATTTCAATATTCCTTTTACTCAACTCTCCATTCAATCCTTCATTTTACTCTTTCATTCATCTTTCATTCCCAAATATCATATACTCTAAGTTCAACAATGGATTCGCCAAATTCTCCAAATCCATACGACAATATGAGTCTAGAGGATATCATAATTGCAGAGTGTACTGACGATCATGATGATCAATATTTCAAAGCGCTCATGGATGGGGGTAGCTCAACAAGACAAGGAAGAAAGAGAGCCAACATTGATAGAGGTCATGTAGAAGGACACCAACGTTTGTTCGATGACTACTTTTCTGATGAACTGGTGTATACAGAATATCAATTTCGAAGAAGATTTAGAATGCGTAGACATGTATTCCTACGCATAGTGCAAGCTCTAGAAAATCATTCAGAGTATTTCCATACGAGGTTTGATGCAGTCGGTAGAAGGGGGCTTTCGCCATTACAAAAGTGCACCGCTGCTATGCGAATGTTGGCATATGGAGCGCCTGCCGattatgttgatgagtatgttcaAATTGGTGAAACTACTGCTATTGAATGTCTAGTCAATTTCGTTCGAGGAGTGAATGATATTTTTGGGACCGAATATTTAAGACGGCCCAATGCTGGGGACATTCGTCGCTTACTTCAAATAGGGGAGGTGCGTGGTTTTCCAGGCATGTTGAGAAGCATTGATTGTATGCACTGGGAATGGAAAAATTGCCCAGTTGCATGGAAAGGACAATTCACGCGAGGTGATCACGGCAGGCTAACAATCATGCTCGAAGCAGTTGCATCACAAGATCTTTGGATATGGCATGCATTTTTTGGTGTTCCGGGATCCAATAATGATCTGAACGTGTTAAATCAATCCCCATTATTCATTGAAATCTTACAAGGGCAAGCTCCAAGAGTTGAGTTTACAATAAATGGCACACAATACAACAAGGGGTACTATCTAGCAGATGGTATCTATCCAGAGTGGGGTACATTTGTTAAAACTATCCCACTACCTCAAGGAcagaaaagaaaattatttgctCAATGCCAAGAAGCGGTACGTAAAGATGTTGAGCGAGCATTTGGAGTATTTCAATCTCGTTTTGCTATTGTACGAGGACCTGCACGTTTTTGGCAAAGAGATGTTCTCAAAGATATTATGTATGCATGTATCATATTGCACAATATTATTGTCGAGGATGAAAGAGATGCATATGAGAGTTTGGttgattttaattatgatgaCGGCCCTACAAACACCCCAACAGTTGAAGTATTGCATGGACCTATTTCCGACTTCCCGACAATGCTGCAAAGAAATGCTGAAATTCGTGATAGAAATATTCATCGCAATCTTCAAGCAGACTTGGTGGAACACATATGGTCAAAATTTGGAAatcattttaattagttttttttttaattatattagatTGATTAATTACGATTATGTcattttataagttttttttaaatttagtcTAATTTAAATATCATgtactatttatttatattaatatatgaatttaaaaaatttagtatgataatatttataattataaaatgatatattaaataataatatgtggGGACCATGGTTGGCAATTTTTAGGGTAGCTTGCATTGGAGTATTTTTAAGAAATATGTTGCCAAAAGTGATgtggatgagagagaaaataaaaaattatattttttagttgattTAGACATTTTAGGCAATGTTGGAGTAGTTTGCCTTGGAGATGCTCTAATCAGCTGAGAAAAAGCA
This genomic interval from Humulus lupulus chromosome 8, drHumLupu1.1, whole genome shotgun sequence contains the following:
- the LOC133795614 gene encoding glutathione S-transferase T3-like, which encodes MVSRNYRPSMEKSSIDLNRETSSTSISETQPEHSVEGLENVVLHNEDESRHKCKVSWSKEATILLISGWLNTSKDAIVGNDQTSTHFWARIADYFNTNQKGEQARTGRQCKDHWNKMNQKVARFNGCYKRVQLAHHSGWSDEQILDNAHQLYKSENNNSNFLLVDCWRLLKDEPKWNTMYQTKGGKRTKVSDTGAFTSSSNADISDDEVREVCPTGQKAAKRKVKEKKDTHARFIEISERKASALEKLVAIKEKEAEDNRMKKYMDYLIMDTIIS
- the LOC133793880 gene encoding uncharacterized protein LOC133793880, whose product is MDSPNSPNPYDNMSLEDIIIAECTDDHDDQYFKALMDGGSSTRQGRKRANIDRGHVEGHQRLFDDYFSDELVYTEYQFRRRFRMRRHVFLRIVQALENHSEYFHTRFDAVGRRGLSPLQKCTAAMRMLAYGAPADYVDEYVQIGETTAIECLVNFVRGVNDIFGTEYLRRPNAGDIRRLLQIGEVRGFPGMLRSIDCMHWEWKNCPVAWKGQFTRGDHGRLTIMLEAVASQDLWIWHAFFGVPGSNNDLNVLNQSPLFIEILQGQAPRVEFTINGTQYNKGYYLADGIYPEWGTFVKTIPLPQGQKRKLFAQCQEAVRKDVERAFGVFQSRFAIVRGPARFWQRDVLKDIMYACIILHNIIVEDERDAYESLVDFNYDDGPTNTPTVEVLHGPISDFPTMLQRNAEIRDRNIHRNLQADLVEHIWSKFGNHFN